From Tachypleus tridentatus isolate NWPU-2018 chromosome 8, ASM421037v1, whole genome shotgun sequence, a single genomic window includes:
- the LOC143223325 gene encoding C-signal-like isoform X2 — MQLGSNIFITGTNRGIGLEIARQLTALIPPLKNIFASCRKPEEAKIYFTTQELQDIKHSIPLPDTTKLHIIQLDVTKSIEIEEAVKIVKDIVKEEGLNLLINNAGICRMLPFPQITPDNLRNHIEVNSIAPLILTEAFYPLLKTAASKITGEGMSCSRAAVVNMSSTSGSLENTNTERKVPILSYKASKTALNMLMRGVAMSVKRDHILVVMLCPGWVQTNIGGPRAFLRVTESVESVIKLMATLNSSHHGRFFNHTGLEEIFRH; from the exons ATGCAGTTGggttcaaatatatttataactggCACAAATCGGGGAATTGGACTTGAGATTGCGCGGCAATTAACTGCTTTGATACCGCCTCTGAAAAATATTTTCGCTTCGTGTCGAAAACCCGAGGAAGCAAAA ATATATTTTACTACCCAGGAACTTCAggatattaaacattctataccGTTACCAGATACAACAAAACTACATATTATTCAACTAg atGTGACCAAAAGTATAGAGATTGAAGAGGCTGTGAAAATTGTGAAAGATATTGTTAAAGAAGAGGGTTTGAACTTGTTAATTAACAATGCTGGGATTTGCAGAATGCTTCCATTTCCACAGATTACTCCAGATAATTTAAGAAACCATATTGAAGTAAATAGTATTGCTCCTTTAATCTTAACTGAG gCTTTTTACCCACTTCTTAAAACTGCAGCCAGTAAAATAACTGGTGAAGGAATGTCATGTTCTCGAGCAGCTGTTGTCAACATGTCATCTACTTCAGGATCATTAGAGAACACAAACACTGAACGTAAAGTTCCTATTCTATCCTACAAAGCCAGCAAG ACAGCACTGAATATGTTGATGAGAGGAGTAGCAATGAGTGTGAAGAGAGACCACATTCTGGTAGTGATGTTGTGTCCAGGTTGGGTCCAGACAAATATTGGTGGTCCACGTGCTTTTCTCCGTGTCACTGAAAGTGTTGAATCCGTAATAAAACTTATGGCAACATTAAACAGTAGTCATCATGGAAGATTCTTTAACCACACAG
- the LOC143223325 gene encoding C-signal-like isoform X3 — MQLGSNIFITGTNRGIGLEIARQLTALIPPLKNIFASCRKPEEAKELQDIKHSIPLPDTTKLHIIQLDVTKSIEIEEAVKIVKDIVKEEGLNLLINNAGICRMLPFPQITPDNLRNHIEVNSIAPLILTEAFYPLLKTAASKITGEGMSCSRAAVVNMSSTSGSLENTNTERKVPILSYKASKTALNMLMRGVAMSVKRDHILVVMLCPGWVQTNIGGPRAFLRVTESVESVIKLMATLNSSHHGRFFNHTGLEEIFRH, encoded by the exons ATGCAGTTGggttcaaatatatttataactggCACAAATCGGGGAATTGGACTTGAGATTGCGCGGCAATTAACTGCTTTGATACCGCCTCTGAAAAATATTTTCGCTTCGTGTCGAAAACCCGAGGAAGCAAAA GAACTTCAggatattaaacattctataccGTTACCAGATACAACAAAACTACATATTATTCAACTAg atGTGACCAAAAGTATAGAGATTGAAGAGGCTGTGAAAATTGTGAAAGATATTGTTAAAGAAGAGGGTTTGAACTTGTTAATTAACAATGCTGGGATTTGCAGAATGCTTCCATTTCCACAGATTACTCCAGATAATTTAAGAAACCATATTGAAGTAAATAGTATTGCTCCTTTAATCTTAACTGAG gCTTTTTACCCACTTCTTAAAACTGCAGCCAGTAAAATAACTGGTGAAGGAATGTCATGTTCTCGAGCAGCTGTTGTCAACATGTCATCTACTTCAGGATCATTAGAGAACACAAACACTGAACGTAAAGTTCCTATTCTATCCTACAAAGCCAGCAAG ACAGCACTGAATATGTTGATGAGAGGAGTAGCAATGAGTGTGAAGAGAGACCACATTCTGGTAGTGATGTTGTGTCCAGGTTGGGTCCAGACAAATATTGGTGGTCCACGTGCTTTTCTCCGTGTCACTGAAAGTGTTGAATCCGTAATAAAACTTATGGCAACATTAAACAGTAGTCATCATGGAAGATTCTTTAACCACACAG
- the LOC143223325 gene encoding C-signal-like isoform X1, which produces MQLGSNIFITGTNRGIGLEIARQLTALIPPLKNIFASCRKPEEAKISSVIQIYFTTQELQDIKHSIPLPDTTKLHIIQLDVTKSIEIEEAVKIVKDIVKEEGLNLLINNAGICRMLPFPQITPDNLRNHIEVNSIAPLILTEAFYPLLKTAASKITGEGMSCSRAAVVNMSSTSGSLENTNTERKVPILSYKASKTALNMLMRGVAMSVKRDHILVVMLCPGWVQTNIGGPRAFLRVTESVESVIKLMATLNSSHHGRFFNHTGLEEIFRH; this is translated from the exons ATGCAGTTGggttcaaatatatttataactggCACAAATCGGGGAATTGGACTTGAGATTGCGCGGCAATTAACTGCTTTGATACCGCCTCTGAAAAATATTTTCGCTTCGTGTCGAAAACCCGAGGAAGCAAAA atAAGCTCAGTCATACAGATATATTTTACTACCCAGGAACTTCAggatattaaacattctataccGTTACCAGATACAACAAAACTACATATTATTCAACTAg atGTGACCAAAAGTATAGAGATTGAAGAGGCTGTGAAAATTGTGAAAGATATTGTTAAAGAAGAGGGTTTGAACTTGTTAATTAACAATGCTGGGATTTGCAGAATGCTTCCATTTCCACAGATTACTCCAGATAATTTAAGAAACCATATTGAAGTAAATAGTATTGCTCCTTTAATCTTAACTGAG gCTTTTTACCCACTTCTTAAAACTGCAGCCAGTAAAATAACTGGTGAAGGAATGTCATGTTCTCGAGCAGCTGTTGTCAACATGTCATCTACTTCAGGATCATTAGAGAACACAAACACTGAACGTAAAGTTCCTATTCTATCCTACAAAGCCAGCAAG ACAGCACTGAATATGTTGATGAGAGGAGTAGCAATGAGTGTGAAGAGAGACCACATTCTGGTAGTGATGTTGTGTCCAGGTTGGGTCCAGACAAATATTGGTGGTCCACGTGCTTTTCTCCGTGTCACTGAAAGTGTTGAATCCGTAATAAAACTTATGGCAACATTAAACAGTAGTCATCATGGAAGATTCTTTAACCACACAG